In Mucilaginibacter sp. KACC 22063, the genomic stretch TTTTAAGCCAGAAGACCAAAGGGGTGTAGCGCGGTATTTACGGTCGAGCCCGAAGTTATTATAATCGTCATAACGTACGCTGCCGGAAATAATGTATTTGTTATTGTAAGTATAAGCAGCGTTACCAAAGTAAGACAAGAAACGCCTTTTCATATCGGTAGCAGATGGATAGCCACCATAATAAAAACCGGTAACGTCAGTAGGGCTAAAGCCTGCAATATAAGTGTAGGTTGGTGTAGAACTAAAGTTGATGTTACTATTAGTGGTGCCAGTTTGGGTATTGTATCCCCATAGGCCTAAAGAATTTTGGCCGGCATTTGTTTCGCGCATTTCTGTACCGGCAAGAGCGGTGATCTGATGTTTGCCAAAGGTGTTGTTGTAATCGAGTTGTGCGCGAACGCTGTAATTATTTTGGTTGGTGTTTACCTCGTTTAAATATCCGCCATTACTAATGCCTAAACTGTTGCTGATTGCTGTAGGATAAGTAAAATAGTTCAAAATATTGCGCATGTAATAACTATCAGGGCTTTGATAGGTTCTTATTGCGCTGAATGTGCGTTCGTTAGCATAGGTACCGCTGGCAGACAAGCCTTTATATATCGGAACCTTTAGGTTGATATTGAAGATATAGTTATTGTCTTTCTCTGTATTGTCGTTATACCCAAGCTCATTCAAATAATTATACTGCCAGTTTTTGTATTTAGACGATAAAGTGGAAGTGTATGCCGGGTTTAAACGGTCGTAAGATATTCCGTTACCGTTGGCATCTGCTATCTGTTCATACGGCATAAGTGTAGCGCTTGATGGCGTGTACAAAGAGTACAGGTTCATACCATTGTTTACCAGGTTAAAGAAAGATCCTTTTAAACTGGTTGATAAGGTAGCCCAGTTAAACAGTTTCCAGCTATTATTGAAAGTAGCTGTCAAACGTTTGCCATTATCCCTCACTTCTGTAGGCCTTTCGCGGCTGTATGATACGCCGTAATAATAGTTAGAGTTTTCGCTGCCACCATTGATAGAAAAATTGTATTGCTGGCTTTGCTCTCCCTGGTAAAAGTATTTAGAAATTTGCGCGCGGTTGTCAATTGCGCTTAATGATGCCACCTGTGCATTGTATTGCGATTGGCTGATGGTGCCTGCTGCCAGTTGCTGGGCAAGATAAGTCCCCGGGCTTACTAAGTAACTTGCCGAATAATAGTCTGTACCGGGTATTGCACTCAAAAATCCGCGGTTAACCAACTCTTTCTCATAGCCAAGCTCCTGTGCGGAGGTCATGGTTTTATAGTAATTGATATTTGGTTTTTCACCGAATGTGAAAGTAGTAGAGAAGTTTACTGCCGGGGTTTGGTTCTTTTTGCCCTTTTTAGTTGTTACTACAATTACACCGTTAGCTGCTCGCACACCCCATATAGAGGCTGCTGCTGCATCTTTCAAAAAGGTGATGTTTTCAACATCGTTGGGGTTAATTGTAGAAAGGTCTAATTCTGTGATGGCGCCATCAAGTACAATTAACGGGGTGGCCTCACCTGTTAATGTGCTTTTACCACGTATAGTTGCACTATAATCATTGATACCAACTGTTCTGGTACCTGCTCTAAGGCCAACTTGAGTTGTTGCAGTGCTTGATCCGCTTTGATAGAAAAAGCCACGGTCGCCCGATAAAACGTTGATCTGCACACCCGGAACCAAACCTTCGATACGGTCTAACAGGTTGGTTTGCGGATGCAGTTCGATGTCCTTGCTGCCTATAACAGCTGCCGAACCTGTTGAACGTTCTTTAGGTAAAGTTTGGTAGCCATTGCTGATGATATTTACCTCGTTAAGCATTGTTTTACCACCCAGTAGCTTTACCGTAAGCTTAAACTGATCACCAACCATAATTTCCTGGCTGTTGTAACCAACCATGCTAATTGAAATTATGCTGCTGCTTTTAACAGCTGGTAAAAGGAAATCGCCTTCATCATTGGTTTTATTAGCCTGGTTGGTGCCTTTAACCCAAACACTGGCATAGGCTATAGGCGTACCATTTTCGTCGGTAACTCTACCCCGTAAGGTGCGTGTATCATCGCCTGTAGCATATTTAGGCGCAGTGGTAGCAACTGGGTTTCCGGGGGCCATGCCTGTAAAAAAAGCGCTGTTGCGTGCTACAATAGAGTACGTGTTTTCACTCACGTATAAAAAGATAAGGTTATTGGGGTATAACACATTCTTTAATACGTCTTCGAGTGATTTTCCCTTTAATTGTGTACGGGTGGTAAACTTGTTATCAAGTAAGCCATGTTCATAAGCGAACTGGGTTTTAAACTTGGTTTCAATTTCTTTAACAGCCTCACTAAGGGGTATTTGTGAAGGTGTCTTCTGTGCGGAAGCGCTGAAATAGCAGCCTAAAAACAAGGCAAGCAACAGGCATCCCGCTAAGCGGGTAATGGTTTTGTGCATAATCAATAGTTTAAAGTAGTTGGAGGGTTATTAGTTAATTATTTTACATGGTTTTGTTTAATGTAGTAAGTGTTATTGTCGCGTTGTTCAATGGTGCCATTCAGTAAGTTGGCCAGCATATAAAGCGTGGCATCCTTACTGATCATTGAAATTGTACCGTCTATGCGTTTGTTACCCAACGCCGGGTTTTCCAGAATAATATGACCGCCATAAGTATCCTCATAGTTTTCAATGATACCTGCTACTGTTATACCACTAACAACCATCTGGTTTTTGATCCATGCCAGCGGCTGGTTGTTCATGCGTGTAATTACCGTGCGCATCATTTTCTGATCCTGATACCTGATGGCTTCACCCGGTTGCAGGATAAGCTGCGCAGATTGCTTTGTGCCGATACCGATCTTACCTTTCATCAGTGATACAATGACATGATTGCGGCGATTTTTAATGTTAAATTCGGTACCTAATACCTGTACCTGTACATCTCCTGCATGTGCCATAAAGCGCTCTGAAGGTTTAACCTGCTGCGGTTGTTTGTTCAAGTGTTGGATTTTGAAATAAGCCTCGCCATTTAACCATACTTCCCGCATGCCATGCCATTTCCAGGCACGGTAATAATGCAGGCTCGAATTGGCATTCAGCTTCACGATACTGTTATCGGGGAGTGTAACAGTACGCTGCTCGCCAAAGCCGGTTTGTATAATAATTTGTGAGGTAACATACCAATAACCGCAGGCAAACAACAGCAATGCCGCAGCAGCAGAATAACTCCAGATCTTTATCCTTTTTCTAAAGGTTGTTACTTTGGTTTCGCGGGTAATGCGTTGGTTGATCTTAGCCCATACATCAGCTTTGTTATCTTCTGTATCGCTAACCGGGTTAATACTTACAGCAGTTAAAACGTATACCAGCGCCTGACGATAAGCTGAATGATTAGGCGGGTTGCTGACAACCCATTGCTGCCAAACATCATCAGGGCCTTGCGGACCTTTTTTTACAAATCTGATGAATGAAAGGTCTTCTAAAAAGTCGTCAAACGAGTATTCGTTAAATTTCTGCATGTATAATTAAGCACTTTGAGGTGTTATTAATAGTACAAAGCATTTTCCTGTTCATTTTGACCCATGAAAAACAGAAAAATTCAAAATAATTTAATATTATCTTAAAAAGTGCCCTGTAGACTGGAAAATTTCTATGCGACAAGTAGCCAGTAGTAATAAAATATTGGCTTTAGGGAGATTTAAAATTATTTTGAGCGCATCAATTGCCCGATAACCCAATTTATAAACTGCTCTAACAGATATATCCAGCAGGTCAGCAATTTCTTCAAAGCTTAGTTCTTCAAAATAGCGCAGGTAAAGCACCTCTTTTTGCCGGGGAGTTAACTGATCCAATGCATCCATCAGCATTTTGGCCTGCAAACTTATGTTTTCCTTACGGATGTAATCAGACTCTAAATTAAACTCTAACTGAAACTGGTTTAGCGATTCGGCAGAGACACCCTGCCAGCGGACGTTATTGGTGCTTGCCCTTATTAACAAGTTTTTTAACGAAGCCAGTAAATAATATTTAATATTATCGGTAGGGTTCAGATTTTTGCGGCTTGTCCATAAGTTAACAAACAGATCTTGGATACAATCGCGCACAAGTTCAGGCTCGTTGGTTTTTCTGAGCCCGTAGCTGTACAGGTTTTGGTAATAAAGTGCATAGATGTTTTGATAGGCTTGTTGGTCTCCTTGTAAAAATGATGCCCACAATTGCTGATCGCTCATCTGCTAAACTTTAGTACTGCTCAATAATCTAAATCCTAAAGTTAGTAATTTGAATGATTAATTACCTGTTGACTTTATGTTAATTAAGCGTTATTTACTTAAAAGCAATTCTAATGCCTTTGCAGATATTCTTTTAATATAAAGAGTTTTTATTCGTATCAATAACTCTCTGCTCGAAAATCAAATTGCCTAACAACATAATTGCCCCCATAATAAGCAGCCATTTAAATTTAAGCACGGCTATTAAAAATTGGTTTCCGGCGCTAAGATCAACCATAGTTAGTAACCCGTAAACCATAATCAGGCCAACGACTATGCCTAATATAGCGAGCAGATTAAATCGAATATCGCTTCGTTTCTTCAATTTTAATTTGAGCTGGCCGGTAACTTTTGAAGAAAAATTAAATGGCAAGCCCTGTTCCGGCTCCTGATTTAACTTTTGAAATAAAGACTTATAGCGTTGCACCTGCTCGTCTTCCGAGGCGGATAGCATATCAGCGGGGTTCATCAATTCATTGTCCAGCATTGCCTGGATCTGCTCATCGGTTAGCTTTTTCATGGTTTAGTCTTTAAGATCGTGTTCAATTTTTTCTTTCAATAACTTGCGGGCCCTGAAAAGGTGGCTTTTAACCGTGCCTTCCGGTATGCCGGTGATCTGTTCTATTTCCGGGCAGGTAAATTCATTTAAATGGTACAGGGTGATAACGGTGCGATATTGCAACGGCATCTGTTCAATAAGCAGGTTTATATAGGCAGTAGTGTCTTTCTTCACCAGTTCAGACTCGGGACTAATCGCCGTAAAATGATAGTTATCTATATCATCCGGGAAATCAGCCTGTTGGTTTTGTTTGCTTTTTTTGATGTGATCAACAGTTGTGAGATAAGCAATGCGGGCAACCCAGGTGGATAGTTTAGACTGAAATTGAAATTTAGGCAGGCTATGGTGTACTTTAATAAAAACATCCTGGCAAATGTCTTCCTTATCCTGCTGGTTATACACAAGGCGATTTACTACAAAGAAAACCAGCTTCTCATATTGTTTAACCAATCGTTCAAAAGCCCGGAAATCTCCCTTTAATATTTTGGATACAATTTCCTTTTCATCAAACATATTATAGTAGTCTGTAACGGCATGGTAACGGTTGCAAATATTAAAGAAAAATATTTGCAACCGTTATGTTATTTTTAAAGACTACTGTATCAAAATCATTTAAATCACAACATCATGAAACAGTTAATGCCCTTTATCGTCGTCATCATATTCTTTATACTTATTGCTATATTCATTCTTGCGCTATATAATTACCGTTTAAAGAAACGGATTATTGATGCCGGTCCCTTAGATGAAACCGGGCTGAAATTTTTACAGGAGCTTTCCGGCTTTGGCACCGAATCTATGAAATGGGCCATCATTCTTTCAACTACCGGCCTGGGGCTGATCGTTATGCAGTTTATCCCTTATAGTGCTCAAGAATCGCCGGTACCTTACGGCGTAGAGATATTATTTGTAGCTGCAGGCTTCTTCCTTTATTATCTTTTTATCCGTAATCACCGCAATAAGCAATCGCTTTAATTAAAACATAGGGTAATTCACCCTTAAAACAATCCCTGTAATACTGCCAATTTTTTAAAGCCTATTGGTCTTTACTGGGATTGCTTTGCTCAAATTTTCAACCTATAAATCTTTAAAAATCATGAAAACCCAATATCACCTCTTTAGCGCAATATTATTTTTTGCGCTTTTGTTACTGCAAACCGCCAGTATATTCGGCCAGGTAAATAGTGGCAAATTAATCATCAAAGGCACTATAATTGATTCGGCCACCAGTACTAAATTAGCCTTTGCAACGGTAAAACTGAATGACAATAACGGCGAAACGATCAGGGCTGGTATAAGCAAGGAAGACGGCTCGTTTGCCTTTTCGATGCTGGCACCATCAACTTATCACATGGTTGTTGTGACCCTGGGTTACGCACCTAAAACATTTTTACTTGACCTGAAGAAGGACACAGATATCGGAACAATCTTACTTACACAGCAGATTAACAGCTTAAAAGAAGTATCAGTAACAGGCCTGCGGCCCATCATTAAACAAAAGGCAGATCGTATCATTTACGACCTGCAGGCAGATCCCGAAAGTAAATCTAACAGTGTTTTAGGGATGATGCACAAGATCCCTTACATCACATTGGATGGCCAGGACAACATTCTGCTGAAAGGTAATTCCAGCTTTAAAGTGCTTGTTAACGGAAGACCTTCTCCCAGTATGGAAAACAATTTGAATGCGATATTAAAAAGCATACCTGCCTCCACTATCCAGCGAATAGAGGTGATCACCATTCCGCCGTCTAAATATGATGGTGAAGGCCTGGCCGGCATCATCAACATTATCACGATAAAGAAACTGAATAACGGCTACAGCGGATTATTGAATGCCAATGAAAGCTTTCCGGTTGGCGGCCCGGGCGCTGGTGGTTCTATCACCGCTAAAAGCGGCAAATTTGTTGTTGCAGCTATCGGCAGCGCCAGCATCGCGAATACGCCTAAAACCGTTTTTACAAATAGCAGGGAGACTTTTGGCACCAGCGCAAGCAGCCTGCTGCAAACGGGAGATCGCCGGTCAAATAATAAAACGGCCTATTTCGGTACTGAAATGAGCTACGAAATTGATTCTCTTCACCTGCTATCCGGGCAGTTGAACCTGAATGGCAGCCGTGCGACTGACCATATGACTCAGGTATCCGGTCTAAGTGGCACCAATGGGCTTGCCCAGTCTTATAACCTGCAGAATAATAATAAGGGAACAGGATACGGTTGGGATGCCGCAGTTAACTATCAGATCGGTTTTAAACAGGTTAAAAATAGGTTGCTAACCTTCTCCTATCAGTATGCTGATAATAGGAATAACCGCAACGGGGACGTAACCATAACTAATCCTGTAAATTTCAATACGCCGGACTATAACCAAAATGACAGGCAAAAATTCAATGAGCATACTTTCCAGGTTGATTTTGTAACGCCGGTTAAAAAAGTAAACATTGAGGCTGGTATAAAGGGAATACTGCGCAACAGTAACAGCAACTATGGGTACAATAGTTTCAACAGTGCTACCGGCCAGTTTGATGCGGATGCGGCATTGTCTAACCAATACACTAACAAGCAAAATGTGTTCAGCGCTTACAATTCTTACCAGATCAATTTAAAAAGCTGGAACATTAATGCTGGCTTAAGGGTAGAGGGAACTGTGATCAGGGCAGACTTTATCAGTACTGCAACCGCCGCAGATCAAAACTATTTAAATGTGTTGCCATCTATCGCAGTGGGTAAAAACTTTAATGATCAAACCGCGCTTAACTTTGGATTTTCACAACGGATCCGCAGGCCTGGTATTAACAGACTTAATCCCTACATTGATCGCTCTAACCCTAACTTCGAGGTCACCGGAAACCCTAACCTGCGCCCTGTATTATTAAACGATGTGCAAGCCGGGTTTAGCAGCAATAAAAAGTTGTCTTTAAACATAGGACTGGATTATTCCTTTATGAATAATCTTGATTTGCAGGTGGCCGACTTTGACCCAGCAACACAAATTACCCGTACCAGCTATGCCAATACAGGAAAATCAAGCAGTTTTGGCGGTAATTTATCCGTTTCCTATCCGTTTAGCAAAGTTTATAATTTAAGCGTGAATGGCAACGTGATGTACCTGTGGCTACAGGGCAGTGCAGACGGCAAGGTTGTGCGGAACGATAGGTTAATGTATTCCTTTTCGCTTTCCAACGGGTTGCGTTTCAATAACGGGTGGGCAGCAAATGCCGATCTGAATGTGGTTAGCCGTAACCCTACCGGCTTGCAGGGCTATTCTAATAGTTTTGTGAGTACTGCTTTTAGTGTGAATAAAGAACTGATCAAAAATAAATTAGGATTCGCGGTACGTGTAAATAACCCGTTTACCGGTTACCGTAATAATATTACCCGCACATTTGGCCCCGATTTTAACCAGTTGTACACCTCTCGCGATTATTTCCGGTCATTTGGCATCAGCCTGAATTACAAGTTTGGAGGGCTGAATGATGGTGTGAATAAAAGCCGGAGGTCTATTGAAAATAATGATGTAGCGAATTAACATCTTGCCGCATTCACAAAGGTCAGTTCCAGTCAGCACCTGTTATAAAGGTATATATCAACAGCTTGGCCCGCTACGCTACCTTGCTGCCCTTTACAGAACCTGCCTGGAACTTGCTGTGTGTTTTAAGGGTTAAGATGCTATTCGTCTAAACCGCAAACTTAACAGGGAGTAAAACAGAAGTTACAAAATGATAATTGGAACTGTGTAAATTAAGCTGGCCGCCATGTGCTTCAATAATTTCGCGGCAAAGCCATAACCCTACACCCGCACCAATATCTAAAACGCTCTTTCTGTAAAAAGCTGTGGTTAGGTTTGCTGTATCAAGTGATTCTTCGGGTATGCTGTTTTCAACCTCTAAAACCATTTGCTGTTTTTCAGCATTGTAGCCTACCGTGCAATTAATGACCGAGCCGTTAGTGCTATATTTAATGGCGTTGACCAACAGATTGGAAATCACGATCCGCATTTTCTCTTTGTCAGCAAAAATGGTGAAGTCTTCAGTTTCTTCATCAAACCTGATCACCGTTTTCAAATTCTTTGCTGTAGCTAATGCCCTTAATTGATGGCCTGTTTTTAAGCATAAGTCAGACAGGTCAAACTTATCGGGATTTAATGATAAGCGACCGGCTTTAATCTGGCTGATGACTAAAAACTCCTCTACAATTTTTTGCAAGCGGTTAATTTCATCCATCTGGCTGTTGAGCAGGTTAGTCATTTGCTCGCTGGTTTCATTTCGCCTCAAATTAACCTCGAGCTCGGCACGCATTACGGCAAGCGGCGTTTTGAGTTCGTGCGAGGCTGAGGCAAAAAAGTTTTGCTGTTGTTGCAGTGCCTGATCAATGCGTTGCAGCATATCATTAATGGTTTCTGCAAGCTCCTGCAATTCGTCGTTGCTTTGTTTAACAGGTACCCTTTCTTTTAAATGCCCGGCAGTGATACTGTTAGTTTTATGGATGATCTGCTGTAATGGTTTTAAAAAGAACCTGGCCAGCCAGAACGAGATCACTCCTGAAATAAGCACGCTAATTAAGGTAGACAGTAACAAAAGCAGCAGCAGATATCGCAGGGTAGCTTGCAGCGAAGCTGCGTTTACCGCCAACATTAATTCTGCCGGGTTATCATCGCTTGTATTACTGACATAAGCTACACGGAAGCCCAGCGTGTCGGATACACCAGTGCGTTTTGGCAATGAGATTTTTTGAATAGCCCCCGGCGACTGGAACAGTAAGGTTTTGCTGCCATTATAATTACGGGCGAATATTTTTAAAAAAGTATTTTTCTGGGGCAGCGGAATAATCACCGGGTTAACCTCTGTTTTATCGAGCAGTGATTT encodes the following:
- a CDS encoding SusC/RagA family TonB-linked outer membrane protein; translation: MHKTITRLAGCLLLALFLGCYFSASAQKTPSQIPLSEAVKEIETKFKTQFAYEHGLLDNKFTTRTQLKGKSLEDVLKNVLYPNNLIFLYVSENTYSIVARNSAFFTGMAPGNPVATTAPKYATGDDTRTLRGRVTDENGTPIAYASVWVKGTNQANKTNDEGDFLLPAVKSSSIISISMVGYNSQEIMVGDQFKLTVKLLGGKTMLNEVNIISNGYQTLPKERSTGSAAVIGSKDIELHPQTNLLDRIEGLVPGVQINVLSGDRGFFYQSGSSTATTQVGLRAGTRTVGINDYSATIRGKSTLTGEATPLIVLDGAITELDLSTINPNDVENITFLKDAAAASIWGVRAANGVIVVTTKKGKKNQTPAVNFSTTFTFGEKPNINYYKTMTSAQELGYEKELVNRGFLSAIPGTDYYSASYLVSPGTYLAQQLAAGTISQSQYNAQVASLSAIDNRAQISKYFYQGEQSQQYNFSINGGSENSNYYYGVSYSRERPTEVRDNGKRLTATFNNSWKLFNWATLSTSLKGSFFNLVNNGMNLYSLYTPSSATLMPYEQIADANGNGISYDRLNPAYTSTLSSKYKNWQYNYLNELGYNDNTEKDNNYIFNINLKVPIYKGLSASGTYANERTFSAIRTYQSPDSYYMRNILNYFTYPTAISNSLGISNGGYLNEVNTNQNNYSVRAQLDYNNTFGKHQITALAGTEMRETNAGQNSLGLWGYNTQTGTTNSNINFSSTPTYTYIAGFSPTDVTGFYYGGYPSATDMKRRFLSYFGNAAYTYNNKYIISGSVRYDDYNNFGLDRKYRATPLWSSGLKWNINQEEFLKDARWIDQLAFRASYGVNGNLSLSTYPYTYISLGGSADPTTGQTYASLIAPANPQLRWEKTYVTNVGVDFGLFGNRLNGSVDIYNKKGNDLLYSFPTGSAYLGNTSPFLTRNAASMKNHGIDVGLNGTIFKNKDWDLGAGATFAYNTNKVTNSYFNQSLYVNYYGYYPAGISYLTGYPTDKLFVYRNAGLDANGLTQIYDHNGNIVKASQTTLSSLSDLKYAGRTTAPYYGGFNTNFRYKRFSLFSQFTYQFGNVFLKPSIQNYITSAYSAKYDLSADIAKRWQAPGDEAKTVVPGLNGTPTQVNYSLYRYQYSDINVLKGDYIRMRQLTLNYQLAGAWMSKFKIKSAQIGATANNLGLIWTANKEGYDPDFTGYVGGQRGLPAARSYTLNINLNF
- a CDS encoding FecR family protein, with protein sequence MQKFNEYSFDDFLEDLSFIRFVKKGPQGPDDVWQQWVVSNPPNHSAYRQALVYVLTAVSINPVSDTEDNKADVWAKINQRITRETKVTTFRKRIKIWSYSAAAALLLFACGYWYVTSQIIIQTGFGEQRTVTLPDNSIVKLNANSSLHYYRAWKWHGMREVWLNGEAYFKIQHLNKQPQQVKPSERFMAHAGDVQVQVLGTEFNIKNRRNHVIVSLMKGKIGIGTKQSAQLILQPGEAIRYQDQKMMRTVITRMNNQPLAWIKNQMVVSGITVAGIIENYEDTYGGHIILENPALGNKRIDGTISMISKDATLYMLANLLNGTIEQRDNNTYYIKQNHVK
- a CDS encoding RNA polymerase sigma factor codes for the protein MSDQQLWASFLQGDQQAYQNIYALYYQNLYSYGLRKTNEPELVRDCIQDLFVNLWTSRKNLNPTDNIKYYLLASLKNLLIRASTNNVRWQGVSAESLNQFQLEFNLESDYIRKENISLQAKMLMDALDQLTPRQKEVLYLRYFEELSFEEIADLLDISVRAVYKLGYRAIDALKIILNLPKANILLLLATCRIEIFQSTGHFLR
- a CDS encoding TonB-dependent receptor domain-containing protein — translated: MKTQYHLFSAILFFALLLLQTASIFGQVNSGKLIIKGTIIDSATSTKLAFATVKLNDNNGETIRAGISKEDGSFAFSMLAPSTYHMVVVTLGYAPKTFLLDLKKDTDIGTILLTQQINSLKEVSVTGLRPIIKQKADRIIYDLQADPESKSNSVLGMMHKIPYITLDGQDNILLKGNSSFKVLVNGRPSPSMENNLNAILKSIPASTIQRIEVITIPPSKYDGEGLAGIINIITIKKLNNGYSGLLNANESFPVGGPGAGGSITAKSGKFVVAAIGSASIANTPKTVFTNSRETFGTSASSLLQTGDRRSNNKTAYFGTEMSYEIDSLHLLSGQLNLNGSRATDHMTQVSGLSGTNGLAQSYNLQNNNKGTGYGWDAAVNYQIGFKQVKNRLLTFSYQYADNRNNRNGDVTITNPVNFNTPDYNQNDRQKFNEHTFQVDFVTPVKKVNIEAGIKGILRNSNSNYGYNSFNSATGQFDADAALSNQYTNKQNVFSAYNSYQINLKSWNINAGLRVEGTVIRADFISTATAADQNYLNVLPSIAVGKNFNDQTALNFGFSQRIRRPGINRLNPYIDRSNPNFEVTGNPNLRPVLLNDVQAGFSSNKKLSLNIGLDYSFMNNLDLQVADFDPATQITRTSYANTGKSSSFGGNLSVSYPFSKVYNLSVNGNVMYLWLQGSADGKVVRNDRLMYSFSLSNGLRFNNGWAANADLNVVSRNPTGLQGYSNSFVSTAFSVNKELIKNKLGFAVRVNNPFTGYRNNITRTFGPDFNQLYTSRDYFRSFGISLNYKFGGLNDGVNKSRRSIENNDVAN
- a CDS encoding HAMP domain-containing sensor histidine kinase, coding for MKFSRHPGIRLKITAAFALVFTLLSVVLNIYSYHKIRRLIIADNNRYLLSQAKSLLDKTEVNPVIIPLPQKNTFLKIFARNYNGSKTLLFQSPGAIQKISLPKRTGVSDTLGFRVAYVSNTSDDNPAELMLAVNAASLQATLRYLLLLLLLSTLISVLISGVISFWLARFFLKPLQQIIHKTNSITAGHLKERVPVKQSNDELQELAETINDMLQRIDQALQQQQNFFASASHELKTPLAVMRAELEVNLRRNETSEQMTNLLNSQMDEINRLQKIVEEFLVISQIKAGRLSLNPDKFDLSDLCLKTGHQLRALATAKNLKTVIRFDEETEDFTIFADKEKMRIVISNLLVNAIKYSTNGSVINCTVGYNAEKQQMVLEVENSIPEESLDTANLTTAFYRKSVLDIGAGVGLWLCREIIEAHGGQLNLHSSNYHFVTSVLLPVKFAV
- a CDS encoding RNA polymerase sigma factor, with translation MQIFFFNICNRYHAVTDYYNMFDEKEIVSKILKGDFRAFERLVKQYEKLVFFVVNRLVYNQQDKEDICQDVFIKVHHSLPKFQFQSKLSTWVARIAYLTTVDHIKKSKQNQQADFPDDIDNYHFTAISPESELVKKDTTAYINLLIEQMPLQYRTVITLYHLNEFTCPEIEQITGIPEGTVKSHLFRARKLLKEKIEHDLKD